The following DNA comes from Chitinophaga nivalis.
GGCCAATCACCGTATCCACCATAAATACAGCGATACACCCGATGATCCACACTCTGCAAACGTATACGGTTTCTGGTATGCACACATCGGCTGGATCATGGGACCTGAATACAAACCTACCCGTTTCGATCTGATCAAAGACCACAAAGCCAAAGAACTTTTATGGCTGAACAAATATCATATGATACCTGCATTGGTATTAATGGTAGCGGTATACTTTGTTGGGAATAAAGTAAATGGTACGGGTTGGTTCGATTGGACTGCCGGTTTATCTACCGTGTTAATTGGTTTCTTCCTGAGCACAGTTATTCTGTATCATGGTACCTTTACCATTAACTCCCTCACTCATAAGTTTGGTAACAAACGTTATCAGACCGGTGATGAATCCCGCAACAGCCTGATACTGGCGTTGGTTACCCTGGGCGAAGGCTGGCATAATAATCACCACTATTATCAAAGTGCTGCCCGGCAAGGTTTTTACTGGTGGGAAATAGATATTACCTATTACGTGATCAAAACACTCGGATTTTTTGGCATCGTATGGGAAATACGTCCGGTACCGGCCAAAGTGAAAGACAGCAATAAATTAAAAGGATAAACCTATTTCACAACATAAAAAGCGGAGATATCATCAGTTGATATCTCCGCTTTTTTTTACGCCGGCAGCACCGTTTCCTGCAGATAGCGCCACTTCGCATTCCCATCCGGCCCAGGCACAAACAACGCGGTGCCAACCCGTCTGTTGACGCCACTTTCCAGCTCCTGTACTTCTT
Coding sequences within:
- a CDS encoding acyl-CoA desaturase, whose amino-acid sequence is MNKAIKQDRISPNWWHQVDFLGIHAVPLLAFFTGTTAFDWILCGVLYVVRMFFVTAGYHRYFSHRAFKTSRFFQFILAGGAQSSLQKGALWWSANHRIHHKYSDTPDDPHSANVYGFWYAHIGWIMGPEYKPTRFDLIKDHKAKELLWLNKYHMIPALVLMVAVYFVGNKVNGTGWFDWTAGLSTVLIGFFLSTVILYHGTFTINSLTHKFGNKRYQTGDESRNSLILALVTLGEGWHNNHHYYQSAARQGFYWWEIDITYYVIKTLGFFGIVWEIRPVPAKVKDSNKLKG